Proteins from one Erpetoichthys calabaricus chromosome 11, fErpCal1.3, whole genome shotgun sequence genomic window:
- the apex2 gene encoding DNA-(apurinic or apyrimidinic site) lyase 2 isoform X1, translating to MKIVSWNINGIRTFRGRFQQMLDSLNADIICLQETKVTRDLLDERTAIVEGYNSYFSFSRGRSGYSGVATFCKNSAIPFVAEEGLTGLLSSKGETVGCYGDRTEFSDEELQQLDNEGRAVITQHKITCSGDREEVLTVINVYCPRADPEKPERKLFKLRFYQLLQIRAEAILKTGSHVIILGDVNTSHKAIDHCDPDDLDSFEDNPGRKWLNNFLFGLVNTADELDDSTSDKGNLQVNKSGSQVEGGGKFVDTFRFFHPNRPNAFTCWSTLTGARQTNYGTRIDYIFANRNLVENEFVDSEIMPEVEGSDHCPVRGELRCFSIASSKCPSLCTKYMPEFAGRQQKLSRFLVKVGQPVKPEEMVEDVPQLPGSQEAEEVRENIRPTLENLVKKRDAQEAPSPVTKRPKSSYTKVKSRQHGSLLAFFKPKLNDVNTKNMPQCNSNINSYQNFEISTEPSQEIGGTRSRALESENDCLTENKHLKTLASRIYTNLSKNEELTDKEINYESDEKESHYFLTSPGHRSSNVEGPLDRSERKGSERANDKQSNIGGKSTEFWKSVLHGPPAPPSCKIHGEPCVLRTVKKAGPNLGKKFFVCARPQGHNSNPEARCNFFLWVEKGK from the exons atgaAGATTGTAAGCTGGAACATTAACGGGATTCGGACGTTCCGGGGTCGTTTTCAGCAGATGCTGGATTCTCTGAATGCTGATATCATTTGTCTGCAGGAAACAAAAGTGACTA GAGACCTGCTTGATGAGCGTACAGCAATTGTTGAAGGTTATAATTCTTACTTCAGCTTCAGCCGTGGGCGGAGTGGATATTCTG gggTGGCAACATTTTGCAAAAACAGTGCAATACCTTTTGTTGCTGAGGAAGGGCTGACAGGCTTGTTATCCAGTAAGGGAGAAACAGTGGGATGTTATGGAGACAGAACAGAGTTTTCTGATGAAGAATTACAGCAACTAGACAACGAGGGACGTGCTGTCATTACTCAACACAAGATTAC GTGCTCTGGTGACAGAGAAGAGGTTCTGACAGTCATTAATGTATATTGTCCACGTGCTGACCCAGAAAAACCAGAACGTAAGCTCTTTAAGTTACGTTTCTACCAACTTCTGCAAATCCGTGCTGAAGCAATCCTGAAAACTGGCAG CCATGTGATCATCCTGGGTGATGTGAACACTTCTCATAAGGCCATTGATCACTGTGATCCTGATGATCTG GATAGCTTTGAAGATAACCCAGGTAGAAAATGGCTGAACAATTTCTTGTTTGGATTAGTCAATACAGCGGATGAGCTGGATGATTCAACATCAGATAAAGGAAATCTACAAGTTAACAAATCAGGTTCCCAAGTGGAGGGAGGTGGCAAGTTTGTGGATACTTTTAGGTTTTTCCACCCCAATAGGCCCAATGCTTTTACTTGTTGGTCTACTTTGACAGGTGCAAGGCAGACTAATTATGGCACTCGGATTGACTACATATTTGCAAATAGGAATCTTGTAGAAAATGAATTTGTGGATTCTGAAATTATGCCAGAAGTGGAGGGTTCAGATCACTGCCCAGTGCGTGGTGAACTGCGATGTTTCTCTATTGCCAGTTCCAAATGCCCATCACTTTGCACAAAGTACATGCCAGAATTTGCCGGCCGTCAACAAAAGTTGTCTCGTTTCTTGGTTAAAGTTGGTCAGCCTGTAAAACCAGAAGAAATGGTGGAAGACGTGCCCCAACTTCCAGGGTCTCAGGAAGCTGAAGAAGTCAGAGAAAATATCAGACCTACTTTGGAGAATCTCGTAAAAAAAAGAGATGCACAGGAAGCACCATCTCCTGTTACAAAGAGGCCTAAAAGTTCATATACTAAAGTAAAATCTAGACAGCATGGCAGTCTCCTGGCTTTCTTTAAGCCTAAGTTGAATGATGTCAATACCAAAAATATGCCCCAGTGTAATTCCAATATAAACAGTTATCAGAACTTTGAAATTTCCACTGAACCATCACAAGAAATAGGGGGTACTAGAAGTAGAGCACTAGAATCTGAAAATGATTGTCTGACAGAAAACAAGCATTTGAAAACTCTAGCAAGTCGGATTTATACAAATCTGTCCAAAAATGAAGAACTGACTGACAAAGAAATAAACTACGAATCAGATGAAAAAGAAAGCCACTATTTCCTGACATCACCGGGACATCGTTCTTCAAATGTTGAAGGACCTTTAGACAGGTCtgaaagaaaaggaagtgaaCGAGCTAATGATAAACAAAGTAATATCGGGGGAAAGTCAACAGAATTTTGGAAGTCAGTGCTCCACGGACCCCCTGCTCCACCCAGCTGCAAGATTCATGGTGAACCATGTGTTTTACGGACGGTTAAGAAAGCAGGGCCCAATTTAGGAAAGAAGTTCTTTGTTTGTGCCCGACCACAAGGACACAATTCAAATCCAGAAGCCCGATGCAACTTTTTTCTTTGGGTtgaaaagggaaaataa
- the apex2 gene encoding DNA-(apurinic or apyrimidinic site) lyase 2 isoform X2 has translation MKIVSWNINGIRTFRGRFQQMLDSLNADIICLQETKVTRDLLDERTAIVEGYNSYFSFSRGRSGYSGVATFCKNSAIPFVAEEGLTGLLSSKGETVGCYGDRTEFSDEELQQLDNEGRAVITQHKITHVIILGDVNTSHKAIDHCDPDDLDSFEDNPGRKWLNNFLFGLVNTADELDDSTSDKGNLQVNKSGSQVEGGGKFVDTFRFFHPNRPNAFTCWSTLTGARQTNYGTRIDYIFANRNLVENEFVDSEIMPEVEGSDHCPVRGELRCFSIASSKCPSLCTKYMPEFAGRQQKLSRFLVKVGQPVKPEEMVEDVPQLPGSQEAEEVRENIRPTLENLVKKRDAQEAPSPVTKRPKSSYTKVKSRQHGSLLAFFKPKLNDVNTKNMPQCNSNINSYQNFEISTEPSQEIGGTRSRALESENDCLTENKHLKTLASRIYTNLSKNEELTDKEINYESDEKESHYFLTSPGHRSSNVEGPLDRSERKGSERANDKQSNIGGKSTEFWKSVLHGPPAPPSCKIHGEPCVLRTVKKAGPNLGKKFFVCARPQGHNSNPEARCNFFLWVEKGK, from the exons atgaAGATTGTAAGCTGGAACATTAACGGGATTCGGACGTTCCGGGGTCGTTTTCAGCAGATGCTGGATTCTCTGAATGCTGATATCATTTGTCTGCAGGAAACAAAAGTGACTA GAGACCTGCTTGATGAGCGTACAGCAATTGTTGAAGGTTATAATTCTTACTTCAGCTTCAGCCGTGGGCGGAGTGGATATTCTG gggTGGCAACATTTTGCAAAAACAGTGCAATACCTTTTGTTGCTGAGGAAGGGCTGACAGGCTTGTTATCCAGTAAGGGAGAAACAGTGGGATGTTATGGAGACAGAACAGAGTTTTCTGATGAAGAATTACAGCAACTAGACAACGAGGGACGTGCTGTCATTACTCAACACAAGATTAC CCATGTGATCATCCTGGGTGATGTGAACACTTCTCATAAGGCCATTGATCACTGTGATCCTGATGATCTG GATAGCTTTGAAGATAACCCAGGTAGAAAATGGCTGAACAATTTCTTGTTTGGATTAGTCAATACAGCGGATGAGCTGGATGATTCAACATCAGATAAAGGAAATCTACAAGTTAACAAATCAGGTTCCCAAGTGGAGGGAGGTGGCAAGTTTGTGGATACTTTTAGGTTTTTCCACCCCAATAGGCCCAATGCTTTTACTTGTTGGTCTACTTTGACAGGTGCAAGGCAGACTAATTATGGCACTCGGATTGACTACATATTTGCAAATAGGAATCTTGTAGAAAATGAATTTGTGGATTCTGAAATTATGCCAGAAGTGGAGGGTTCAGATCACTGCCCAGTGCGTGGTGAACTGCGATGTTTCTCTATTGCCAGTTCCAAATGCCCATCACTTTGCACAAAGTACATGCCAGAATTTGCCGGCCGTCAACAAAAGTTGTCTCGTTTCTTGGTTAAAGTTGGTCAGCCTGTAAAACCAGAAGAAATGGTGGAAGACGTGCCCCAACTTCCAGGGTCTCAGGAAGCTGAAGAAGTCAGAGAAAATATCAGACCTACTTTGGAGAATCTCGTAAAAAAAAGAGATGCACAGGAAGCACCATCTCCTGTTACAAAGAGGCCTAAAAGTTCATATACTAAAGTAAAATCTAGACAGCATGGCAGTCTCCTGGCTTTCTTTAAGCCTAAGTTGAATGATGTCAATACCAAAAATATGCCCCAGTGTAATTCCAATATAAACAGTTATCAGAACTTTGAAATTTCCACTGAACCATCACAAGAAATAGGGGGTACTAGAAGTAGAGCACTAGAATCTGAAAATGATTGTCTGACAGAAAACAAGCATTTGAAAACTCTAGCAAGTCGGATTTATACAAATCTGTCCAAAAATGAAGAACTGACTGACAAAGAAATAAACTACGAATCAGATGAAAAAGAAAGCCACTATTTCCTGACATCACCGGGACATCGTTCTTCAAATGTTGAAGGACCTTTAGACAGGTCtgaaagaaaaggaagtgaaCGAGCTAATGATAAACAAAGTAATATCGGGGGAAAGTCAACAGAATTTTGGAAGTCAGTGCTCCACGGACCCCCTGCTCCACCCAGCTGCAAGATTCATGGTGAACCATGTGTTTTACGGACGGTTAAGAAAGCAGGGCCCAATTTAGGAAAGAAGTTCTTTGTTTGTGCCCGACCACAAGGACACAATTCAAATCCAGAAGCCCGATGCAACTTTTTTCTTTGGGTtgaaaagggaaaataa